One genomic region from Blattabacterium cuenoti encodes:
- a CDS encoding pyridoxal phosphate-dependent aminotransferase: MIVAAKKMHQVSEYFFSKKMKEINHFEEKGIKIINLGIGNPDLLPPKGVIHKMKKASELKHANTYQSYIGIEELRNAISNWYGKAYQVDVDPKNEILPLMGSKEGIMHISMSYLDKGDQVLIPNPGYPTYSSISRLLEAEIIYYNLYENENWSPNIHLLEKNNLNKVKIMWVNYPHMPTGATIPFDKLEEIILFAKRNRILLVHDNPYSFILNSERPLSIFNVKGAKDIALELNSLSKSYNIPGWRVGMIIGKKEFIQNILKVKSQMDSGMYYPIQIGAIEAMNHDLKWFEKLNKEYIQRRKIIWEICDYLNLKYTKKSSGIFVWARITGPEKNDRVWSDEFLKNHHIFITPGRVFGNNGKGYVRFSMCCPVKILEQAKNRIFS; encoded by the coding sequence ATGATTGTAGCTGCAAAAAAAATGCATCAAGTATCGGAATACTTTTTTTCCAAAAAAATGAAGGAAATTAATCATTTTGAAGAAAAAGGCATAAAAATCATTAATTTGGGAATTGGAAATCCGGATCTACTTCCTCCAAAAGGGGTTATACATAAAATGAAAAAAGCGTCCGAACTCAAGCATGCGAATACTTATCAAAGCTATATTGGAATAGAAGAATTACGTAATGCCATTTCTAATTGGTATGGGAAAGCATATCAAGTCGATGTAGATCCTAAAAATGAGATTTTGCCATTAATGGGTTCTAAGGAAGGAATTATGCATATAAGTATGTCTTATTTAGACAAAGGAGATCAGGTCCTAATTCCAAATCCTGGATATCCTACTTATTCATCTATATCAAGGCTTTTGGAAGCAGAAATTATTTATTATAATCTTTATGAGAATGAAAATTGGTCTCCTAATATTCACTTGTTAGAAAAGAACAATCTCAATAAGGTCAAGATTATGTGGGTCAATTATCCTCACATGCCTACGGGAGCTACAATTCCTTTTGATAAGTTAGAAGAAATTATTCTTTTTGCGAAAAGAAACCGCATTTTACTCGTTCATGATAACCCTTATAGTTTCATATTGAATAGTGAACGTCCTTTAAGTATCTTTAATGTCAAAGGGGCCAAAGATATAGCCTTAGAATTGAATTCATTAAGTAAGAGTTACAATATTCCAGGATGGCGTGTTGGAATGATAATAGGAAAAAAAGAATTTATTCAGAATATATTAAAAGTAAAAAGTCAAATGGATTCTGGTATGTATTATCCCATTCAAATTGGGGCTATAGAAGCTATGAATCATGATTTAAAATGGTTTGAAAAACTTAATAAAGAATATATTCAACGTAGAAAAATAATATGGGAAATATGTGATTATCTAAACTTAAAATATACGAAAAAAAGTTCTGGAATATTTGTTTGGGCAAGAATAACCGGTCCAGAAAAAAATGATCGTGTATGGTCCGACGAATTTCTTAAAAACCATCACATATTTATTACACCTGGTAGAGTGTTTGGAAATAATGGGAAAGGATATGTCAGGTTTTCTATGTGTTGTCCAGTAAAAATTTTGGAACAAGCAAAAAATAGAATTTTTTCATGA
- a CDS encoding enoyl-ACP reductase FabI, with protein MSYNLLKGKKGIIFGALDENSIAWKVAERAYEEKASFVLTNTPVSLRIGKINELSHKTKSMVIPADATSISDLNILFEKTLDHFGGKIDFLLHSIAMSINIRKGLTYPSLNYEFLRKGWEISAVSYHKIMQTAWNKKAMNKWGSIVALTYIASQRSFPHYGDMSDYKSYLESITRNFGYHWGIKEKVRVNTVSQSPSLTRAAKAIKGFDEFFILSEKISPLGNASAEDCANYIITLFSDLTRKVTMQNLYHDGGFSNTGISETMIS; from the coding sequence ATGTCTTACAATTTATTGAAAGGGAAAAAAGGAATTATATTTGGAGCCTTGGATGAAAATTCTATTGCGTGGAAGGTAGCGGAACGTGCTTATGAAGAAAAAGCGTCTTTTGTATTAACTAATACACCAGTTTCTTTAAGAATTGGTAAAATTAATGAATTATCTCATAAAACAAAATCGATGGTAATTCCAGCAGACGCTACTTCCATATCAGATCTTAATATTTTGTTTGAAAAAACATTAGATCATTTTGGAGGAAAAATAGATTTCTTATTGCATTCTATAGCTATGTCTATTAATATTCGAAAAGGATTGACTTATCCCTCTCTGAATTATGAATTTTTAAGAAAAGGATGGGAAATATCTGCTGTTTCTTATCATAAGATTATGCAAACGGCTTGGAATAAAAAAGCGATGAATAAGTGGGGGTCTATTGTAGCTTTAACATATATTGCTTCTCAACGAAGTTTTCCACATTATGGAGATATGTCTGATTATAAGTCTTATTTAGAAAGTATTACACGTAATTTTGGTTATCATTGGGGGATTAAAGAAAAGGTTAGGGTAAATACTGTATCACAATCTCCTAGTCTCACAAGAGCAGCAAAAGCTATCAAAGGTTTTGATGAATTTTTTATTTTATCTGAAAAAATATCTCCATTAGGAAACGCTTCCGCAGAAGATTGTGCTAACTATATAATTACACTTTTTTCAGATTTAACAAGAAAAGTAACGATGCAAAACTTGTATCATGATGGAGGATTTTCTAATACTGGAATTAGTGAAACGATGATTTCATAA
- a CDS encoding prephenate dehydrogenase, with protein sequence MNIGIIGLGLIGGSIGLGLRKSNFGDKFIGTDSNEKNASYAVKLGIVDEIIPLQDLIMQSSVIILSIPVDGIEKILPSLLNRISADTVILDTGSTKYDICNRVYSHPKRSRFVATHPIAGIENSGPISADSDLFYQKSCIICDSELSDPDAIFIAKKIYSLMKMRMIYIPSKEHDLYIAYISHLPHVVSFALASTVLKKFKNEEKIFNNMMGSGLDSTTRLAKSKPETWLPIFISNRDNLIRAIDFYIDHLEIFRNYLINKEFHNIDQYMKKANNIKDKKYV encoded by the coding sequence ATGAATATTGGAATTATAGGATTAGGGTTAATTGGAGGATCCATTGGTTTAGGATTGCGAAAATCCAATTTTGGAGATAAATTTATAGGAACAGACTCGAATGAGAAAAATGCTTCATATGCAGTCAAACTTGGAATTGTAGACGAAATAATTCCTTTGCAGGATCTCATTATGCAATCTTCAGTAATTATTTTGTCTATCCCAGTGGATGGAATAGAAAAAATACTTCCAAGTCTACTTAATAGAATTAGTGCAGATACAGTAATTTTAGATACTGGATCTACTAAATATGATATTTGTAATCGAGTTTATTCTCATCCAAAAAGAAGTCGTTTTGTTGCAACACATCCTATTGCAGGAATTGAAAATTCTGGACCTATTTCAGCTGATTCGGATCTGTTTTATCAAAAAAGTTGCATTATTTGTGACTCTGAACTGAGCGATCCAGATGCAATATTTATTGCAAAAAAGATCTATTCTCTTATGAAAATGCGGATGATTTATATTCCCTCTAAAGAACATGATTTATATATTGCTTATATATCTCATTTACCTCATGTGGTCTCCTTTGCTTTAGCTAGTACAGTTTTAAAAAAATTTAAAAATGAAGAAAAAATTTTTAATAATATGATGGGAAGTGGATTAGATTCAACCACACGTTTAGCGAAGAGTAAGCCTGAAACGTGGTTACCTATTTTTATTTCTAATAGAGATAATCTGATTCGAGCTATAGATTTTTATATTGATCATTTAGAAATATTTCGTAATTATTTAATAAATAAAGAATTTCATAATATAGATCAATATATGAAAAAGGCGAACAATATAAAAGATAAAAAATATGTGTAA
- a CDS encoding bifunctional 3-deoxy-7-phosphoheptulonate synthase/chorismate mutase type II: MEKLNNSIDRSWIDKLNKPLIISGPCSAESEQQILETANRLNPSYVQVFRAGIWKPRTKPNNFEGIGKKGLEWLHKVKKNTGFMIATEVANAEHVKLAISFEIDVLWIGARSTASPFTIQEIANALEGENNKIILVKNPIHPDIELWIGALERLLSKGIKKLGVIHRGFYTYKNSKYRNQPNWNFLLNFRSLLPRIPIICDPSHICGNKEGIFDIAKKAYHFQNEGLMIESHCDPDHAWSDAQQQITPERLLEMLKKLTDIKKCDQKSKRDLNSFRIVIDELDENIIALLAERMNISKKLGSFKKASNIAIYQPDRWKEIMEKSIHLGRSLGISEELLEGIFKLLHQESIKIQNQIK, from the coding sequence ATGGAAAAACTGAATAATAGTATAGACAGATCCTGGATTGATAAATTAAATAAACCTTTAATTATATCTGGTCCTTGTAGTGCAGAAAGTGAACAACAAATATTAGAAACGGCCAATCGGTTAAATCCTTCCTATGTTCAAGTATTTCGGGCTGGGATATGGAAACCCAGGACAAAACCAAATAATTTTGAAGGAATTGGAAAAAAAGGACTTGAATGGCTTCATAAAGTTAAAAAAAATACTGGATTCATGATAGCTACAGAAGTAGCGAATGCAGAACATGTTAAGTTAGCTATTTCTTTTGAAATTGATGTTCTTTGGATAGGAGCTAGAAGTACAGCTAGTCCTTTCACAATTCAAGAAATAGCGAATGCTCTAGAAGGAGAAAATAATAAAATTATTTTGGTGAAAAACCCAATTCATCCTGATATAGAATTATGGATAGGAGCTTTGGAACGTTTGTTGAGTAAAGGGATTAAAAAATTGGGAGTGATCCACCGTGGTTTTTATACTTACAAAAACTCTAAATATCGGAATCAACCGAATTGGAATTTTTTGTTAAATTTTAGGAGTCTTCTTCCTAGAATCCCCATTATATGTGATCCTTCACATATTTGCGGAAACAAAGAAGGAATTTTTGATATAGCAAAAAAAGCTTATCATTTTCAAAATGAAGGATTAATGATTGAAAGTCATTGTGATCCTGATCATGCTTGGAGTGATGCTCAACAACAAATTACTCCGGAAAGGCTTTTGGAAATGTTAAAAAAATTAACAGATATCAAAAAATGTGATCAAAAAAGTAAAAGGGATTTAAATTCTTTTAGAATTGTTATTGATGAACTAGATGAAAATATTATCGCGCTTTTAGCAGAAAGAATGAACATTTCAAAAAAATTAGGGTCTTTCAAAAAAGCTTCAAATATAGCTATTTATCAACCTGATAGATGGAAAGAAATTATGGAAAAATCTATTCACTTAGGTAGAAGTTTAGGAATTTCTGAAGAATTACTTGAAGGAATTTTTAAACTTTTGCATCAGGAATCTATTAAAATTCAAAATCAAATCAAGTAA
- a CDS encoding prephenate dehydratase → MKKIAIQGVKGCFHHAAVSRYFEGYNYKLMECSSFREVAISVAKSNVDIGVMAIENTIAGTILTNYSLLSEYNLKIVGEVYMPIQHHLMAYPGQNIEDIKEIYSHPMAILQCELFIDAHPYIKISEYSDTAAAAKYISTCKKKGLAAIASENAAKEYGLEIISNNIQTIANNFTRFFIIKNCCKQENDSFNKASLIFKILHTTGSLSQILSLISSLGINMTKIQSIPIIQRPWEYSFYVDIIFNNIKDYEKMKKSIRKIPCLHKLSIMGEYKNGRIRS, encoded by the coding sequence ATGAAAAAAATAGCTATACAAGGGGTAAAAGGGTGTTTTCATCATGCTGCCGTTTCCAGATATTTTGAAGGATATAATTACAAGTTGATGGAATGTTCTTCTTTCAGGGAAGTGGCTATTTCCGTTGCTAAATCCAATGTAGACATTGGAGTGATGGCTATAGAAAATACCATAGCGGGGACGATATTGACTAATTACAGTCTTTTATCTGAATACAATTTGAAAATAGTAGGAGAGGTGTATATGCCCATACAACATCATTTAATGGCTTATCCAGGGCAAAATATAGAAGATATTAAAGAGATTTATTCTCATCCTATGGCTATATTGCAATGTGAATTATTTATAGATGCACATCCTTATATCAAAATATCCGAATACTCAGATACAGCTGCTGCCGCTAAATATATTTCTACATGCAAAAAAAAAGGTTTAGCTGCCATCGCGTCTGAAAATGCAGCTAAAGAATATGGTCTAGAAATTATTTCCAATAATATACAAACTATTGCAAACAATTTTACTAGATTTTTTATCATTAAAAATTGTTGCAAACAAGAAAATGATTCCTTTAATAAAGCTTCACTAATATTCAAAATCTTGCATACTACTGGAAGTTTATCTCAGATCTTGAGTCTGATATCTAGTCTTGGAATCAATATGACTAAAATCCAATCCATTCCTATAATACAAAGACCTTGGGAATATTCCTTTTATGTGGATATTATATTCAATAATATAAAAGATTATGAAAAAATGAAAAAAAGTATCAGAAAAATTCCCTGTCTTCATAAATTGTCTATTATGGGAGAATATAAAAATGGTAGAATTAGATCCTAA
- the metK gene encoding methionine adenosyltransferase encodes MAYLFTSESVSEGHPDKISDQISDSILDHFLASDPDAKVAIETLVTTGQIILAGEVNSKTWVNVQKIARDILRKIGYTKNEYRFNADSCGIISSIQEQSSDLLEGIQRSKKEDQASGDQGIVFGYAVKETENYMPLTLEISHHILRELSSIRNEGEKMTYLRPDAKSQVTLEYSNTNVPVHIHSIVISTQHDEFDTKERMQKRIVQDVINILIPRVKKNILSKNVKKLFTDKTKYYINSTGKFVIGGPHGDTGLTGRKIIVDTYGGRGSHGGGAFSGKDPSKMDRSGAYAARHIAKNLVAAGISDELLIQISYAAGISEPIGIFVNTYGKSKIDNEKIASNINQIFDLRPYAIGKRLKLRQPMYEETSVYGHMGKTPRKVYKSFLDIEGSQKKQEVELFTWEKLDYLPVIKDIFNMKLKK; translated from the coding sequence ATGGCTTATTTATTTACCAGCGAATCTGTTTCAGAAGGTCATCCTGATAAAATTTCAGACCAAATATCGGACTCTATATTAGATCATTTTTTAGCGTCTGACCCAGATGCAAAAGTAGCTATAGAAACTTTAGTGACCACTGGACAAATTATATTAGCTGGAGAAGTCAATTCTAAAACTTGGGTTAATGTTCAAAAAATAGCTCGTGATATACTTAGAAAAATAGGATATACTAAAAATGAATATAGATTCAATGCAGATTCTTGTGGAATTATTTCTTCTATTCAAGAACAGTCTTCGGATCTACTGGAGGGGATTCAACGATCAAAAAAAGAAGACCAAGCATCTGGAGATCAAGGGATTGTGTTTGGTTATGCTGTGAAAGAGACTGAAAATTATATGCCTTTAACATTGGAGATTTCACATCATATATTAAGGGAACTTTCATCAATTCGAAATGAAGGAGAAAAAATGACTTACTTACGTCCAGATGCAAAATCGCAAGTCACTTTGGAATATTCGAATACAAATGTACCGGTGCATATTCACTCTATAGTGATTTCAACTCAACATGATGAATTTGATACGAAAGAAAGAATGCAAAAACGTATCGTTCAAGATGTTATAAATATTCTGATTCCAAGAGTCAAGAAGAATATACTATCAAAAAATGTAAAAAAATTGTTTACAGATAAAACAAAATATTACATTAATTCTACAGGAAAATTTGTCATTGGAGGACCTCATGGAGATACTGGACTGACCGGAAGAAAAATTATCGTGGATACTTATGGAGGAAGAGGGTCTCATGGAGGAGGAGCTTTTTCTGGGAAGGATCCATCTAAAATGGATAGATCTGGAGCTTATGCCGCTAGACATATAGCTAAAAATCTTGTTGCAGCAGGAATTTCAGATGAATTACTGATACAAATATCCTATGCAGCAGGAATTTCAGAACCTATTGGTATATTTGTCAATACCTATGGTAAATCAAAGATAGATAATGAAAAAATTGCGTCGAATATAAATCAAATTTTTGATTTACGTCCTTATGCTATAGGAAAAAGATTAAAATTGCGTCAACCAATGTATGAAGAAACATCTGTGTATGGACATATGGGAAAAACTCCAAGAAAAGTATATAAGTCTTTTTTGGATATAGAAGGAAGTCAAAAAAAACAAGAAGTAGAACTTTTCACATGGGAAAAGTTGGACTATTTACCTGTCATAAAAGACATTTTTAATATGAAATTAAAAAAATAG
- a CDS encoding Nramp family divalent metal transporter, whose amino-acid sequence MPKKKSSTGWRNENKHPSLSEVFSSVYVPQQKGIWRKLFAFTGPGLLIAVGYMDPGNWATDIAGGSKFGYMLLSVIFISNFFAIILQHLALKLGIVCERDLAQACRDHYPPFINFTLWLLCEIAIAACDLAEIIGSVLALKLLFGIPITWGVLITAIDVLIILFFQYKGFRYIESVVAALIFTILVCFSFEIISSKPEIFSILKGIVPNPEIIKNSHSFYISIGILGATVMPHNLYLHSSIIQTRDYPRTIEGKKMAIKYATIDSTLSLSLAFFINAAILIISAATFHKAGHTEVADIMHAHKLLTPILGSSLAGVFFALALLASGQNSTLTGTLAGQIVMEGFLNIRFKPWIRRLITRLIAIVPAMIASIVYGEKGTAELLIISQIILSIQLSFAIVPLVYFTGDSKKMGPFVNGPILKISAWLITIIVIFLNLFLLYNIFL is encoded by the coding sequence ATGCCAAAAAAGAAATCTTCTACAGGATGGAGAAATGAAAACAAACACCCTTCCCTTTCTGAAGTTTTTTCTTCCGTTTATGTTCCTCAACAAAAAGGAATATGGAGAAAACTTTTTGCTTTTACTGGTCCTGGACTATTGATCGCTGTAGGGTATATGGACCCAGGAAATTGGGCCACAGATATTGCTGGAGGTTCGAAATTTGGTTATATGCTTCTTTCCGTTATTTTTATATCCAATTTTTTTGCCATTATTTTGCAACATTTGGCTTTAAAATTAGGAATTGTTTGTGAGAGAGATTTAGCACAAGCTTGTAGGGATCATTATCCACCCTTTATTAATTTTACATTATGGCTATTATGTGAAATAGCCATTGCTGCTTGTGATTTAGCTGAAATAATTGGTTCTGTTTTAGCCTTAAAATTACTTTTTGGCATTCCCATTACATGGGGTGTATTAATTACAGCTATCGATGTTTTAATCATTTTGTTTTTTCAATATAAAGGTTTTAGATATATTGAAAGTGTGGTTGCTGCCTTAATATTTACAATTTTAGTTTGTTTCAGTTTTGAAATTATTAGCTCAAAACCGGAAATCTTTTCCATATTGAAAGGCATTGTTCCTAATCCAGAAATAATCAAAAATTCGCATTCTTTTTATATATCTATCGGAATATTAGGAGCGACTGTTATGCCTCACAATCTTTACCTTCACTCTAGTATCATACAAACTAGAGATTATCCACGTACTATTGAAGGAAAAAAAATGGCTATAAAATATGCAACCATAGATAGTACCTTATCTTTATCTCTAGCTTTTTTTATCAATGCGGCCATTTTAATTATATCTGCAGCCACTTTTCACAAAGCTGGACATACAGAAGTAGCAGATATTATGCATGCACACAAACTTTTAACTCCTATACTCGGTTCTAGCCTTGCTGGAGTTTTTTTTGCATTAGCTTTGCTCGCTTCAGGACAAAATTCTACACTAACTGGAACTTTAGCTGGACAAATAGTCATGGAAGGATTTTTAAATATCAGATTTAAACCTTGGATCAGAAGATTAATCACAAGACTGATAGCTATTGTTCCGGCTATGATCGCTTCTATTGTTTATGGAGAAAAAGGAACAGCTGAATTATTAATAATTAGTCAAATAATTTTATCAATACAATTAAGTTTCGCTATTGTTCCATTAGTTTATTTTACAGGAGATTCTAAAAAAATGGGACCATTTGT